A genomic region of Metopolophium dirhodum isolate CAU chromosome 1, ASM1992520v1, whole genome shotgun sequence contains the following coding sequences:
- the LOC132948465 gene encoding uncharacterized protein LOC132948465 isoform X1, with amino-acid sequence MNIRVYFRNCLKAVILLWIGIIAFHSSVTSYEITGRDIRGLRLNYCGGLLKSIELYYFDKRDKGHLQDFFDFLQMPKSTLGPLKHILVPYDKSPCDKEMEQTIELPVKL; translated from the exons atgaatatacgtGTGTATTTCAGGAATTGTTTAAAagcagttattttattatggatCGGCATCATAGCTTTCCATTCATCGGTGACCTCTTACGAGATTACTGGAAGGGACATACGTGGATTAAGATTAAACTATTGTGGAGGATTGCTTAAAAGTATTGAACTATACTATTTTGACAAACGTGATAAGGGACATCTACAGGACTTCTTTGATTTCTTACAGATGCCAAAAT ctaCTCTTGGACCACTAAAACATATATTGGTACCTTATGATAAATCGCCGTGTGATAAAGAAATGGAGCAAACAATCGAATTGCCCGtaaag ctATAA
- the LOC132948465 gene encoding uncharacterized protein LOC132948465 isoform X2, translating into MNCLKAVILLWIGIIAFHSSVTSYEITGRDIRGLRLNYCGGLLKSIELYYFDKRDKGHLQDFFDFLQMPKSTLGPLKHILVPYDKSPCDKEMEQTIELPVKL; encoded by the exons GAATTGTTTAAAagcagttattttattatggatCGGCATCATAGCTTTCCATTCATCGGTGACCTCTTACGAGATTACTGGAAGGGACATACGTGGATTAAGATTAAACTATTGTGGAGGATTGCTTAAAAGTATTGAACTATACTATTTTGACAAACGTGATAAGGGACATCTACAGGACTTCTTTGATTTCTTACAGATGCCAAAAT ctaCTCTTGGACCACTAAAACATATATTGGTACCTTATGATAAATCGCCGTGTGATAAAGAAATGGAGCAAACAATCGAATTGCCCGtaaag ctATAA